From Nitrospirota bacterium, one genomic window encodes:
- a CDS encoding enoyl-CoA hydratase/isomerase family protein: MTDRPLIAQHRECDGKALVLTLNNPPRNPLSEAVMDALDTSLRKAREDKGIRCVVLASSGMEYFSVGANIKEWPQIAAEGRTLEMIRNRHALIESMFHFPKPIVAALNGTAIGGSAELAVACHFRIMASTASLWWKEMDLGLFPAWGGTSILPRLVGRPRALDALVRARPIAAAEALEWGLATAIFEAAEFKAKTMEFAEHLASLPPRAVRSVLKVVSDGVLLPLANSTAMEREEVERLYASKDVVEGVSAFIQKRKAVFTGE; encoded by the coding sequence ATGACGGATCGACCTCTCATTGCCCAACATCGGGAATGCGACGGGAAGGCGCTCGTGCTGACCTTGAACAACCCGCCTCGCAATCCCCTGTCCGAGGCCGTGATGGACGCGCTGGACACGTCCCTCAGGAAGGCTCGGGAGGACAAGGGGATCCGATGTGTCGTGCTGGCCAGCTCGGGGATGGAGTATTTCAGCGTCGGGGCCAACATCAAGGAATGGCCGCAAATTGCCGCGGAAGGCCGCACCTTGGAGATGATTCGGAACCGCCACGCCCTGATCGAATCGATGTTCCATTTCCCCAAGCCGATCGTGGCCGCCTTGAACGGAACCGCGATCGGGGGATCCGCCGAATTGGCCGTGGCCTGTCACTTCCGAATCATGGCATCCACGGCCTCGCTGTGGTGGAAGGAAATGGACCTGGGATTGTTTCCGGCGTGGGGTGGAACTTCCATTCTGCCTCGACTGGTGGGGCGGCCCCGCGCCCTCGATGCGCTGGTAAGGGCCAGGCCGATAGCGGCTGCGGAGGCGCTGGAGTGGGGCCTTGCCACGGCCATATTCGAGGCGGCTGAGTTCAAGGCCAAGACCATGGAATTCGCCGAGCATCTTGCGTCTTTGCCTCCACGGGCGGTCCGCTCGGTGTTGAAAGTCGTGTCGGACGGTGTCCTGCTTCCACTGGCAAATTCGACGGCCATGGAGCGCGAGGAGGTCGAACGGCTTTACGCGTCGAAAGATGTCGTCGAAGGGGTCTCGGCTTTCATCCAGAAGCGGAAGGCTGTTTTTACGGGGGAGTGA
- a CDS encoding response regulator: protein MRNEGLHVLLAEDNEDDVVCLKEMLADSRLTVSLHIARDGLEALRFLMKHGKYKEAPTPDLVLLDLGLPKVTGFEVLQYMRKDPELSRLPKLVLTGLSDSRWVEQGIEMGADAYLMKPLSPAVLREALRLHLRDGAALKAAGTGEETGGEILIVEDNDDDVLLFREALAGARWEASCRFIKDGDEAMSYLLKEGVYAQARRPSLVVLDLHLPRRDGLDVLHRIKTNPRLWDLPVVIFSTSDREEDIRQSYERGACLYVTKPARFEEFQSTVRKLSFWLPFMAGQTVMGGA from the coding sequence GTGCGGAATGAAGGGCTTCACGTGTTGCTGGCGGAAGACAACGAAGACGATGTCGTCTGCCTCAAAGAGATGTTGGCGGACAGCCGGCTGACGGTGTCCCTGCACATCGCGCGGGACGGTCTGGAGGCCCTGCGATTTCTCATGAAGCATGGCAAGTACAAGGAAGCGCCGACGCCCGACCTCGTGCTTCTCGATCTCGGACTCCCGAAAGTCACGGGATTTGAGGTGCTCCAGTACATGCGGAAAGACCCGGAATTGAGCCGCTTGCCGAAGCTGGTCCTGACCGGTTTGTCGGACTCTCGCTGGGTGGAGCAGGGGATCGAGATGGGGGCCGATGCTTATCTCATGAAACCGCTCAGCCCGGCCGTGCTCCGCGAGGCTCTGCGTTTGCATCTGAGGGATGGCGCCGCCCTGAAGGCGGCCGGCACGGGCGAGGAGACCGGGGGTGAGATTCTCATCGTTGAGGACAACGACGACGATGTCCTTCTGTTTCGCGAAGCCCTCGCGGGGGCACGATGGGAGGCGTCCTGCCGGTTCATCAAGGATGGGGATGAAGCGATGAGTTATCTCTTGAAGGAAGGCGTCTACGCGCAGGCAAGGCGCCCGTCGTTGGTCGTGCTGGACCTCCATCTACCCCGTCGGGATGGGCTGGACGTTCTGCATCGCATCAAGACCAATCCGCGACTCTGGGATCTCCCGGTGGTTATTTTCAGCACCAGCGATCGGGAGGAGGACATCCGGCAATCGTATGAGCGGGGGGCGTGCCTGTACGTGACGAAACCCGCGCGCTTCGAAGAGTTCCAATCGACCGTCCGGAAGCTCTCGTTCTGGCTTCCCTTCATGGCGGGCCAGACGGTGATGGGGGGAGCGTGA
- a CDS encoding 2-hydroxyacyl-CoA dehydratase — MNPPPPPPSQISNIEPRKSGGLSLISVASYVFNYQLVGKPFLAYQRHQDERKLKALKQKPQQLLAPPLVRTARMKEMMSRHYLQARYANGVRKVAWVTSGAPVEILQALGFVLIYPENHAALCGARKKAEEICTEAENAGYSRDLCSYARTDLGTLLSGKTIVGRLPRPDLLLCCNNICQTVHLWYRVLASRMKVPLVLIDTPFLYEPAQPHQIEFVKRQIEEMIPVAERVAGKSLSMARLKEVARYSKDAAELWLEILNRGRQKPSPITAFDGFTNMGPIVDLRGEAETVEFYRSLLEEIDERIAAGIPAVKGEKYRVLWDNLPIWYRMGWLSKTLGKQGINLVASDYTYAWGELAPMMDVEKPLDTAARVYLHPILNRSTGDKLRSMKRMVKDFDLHGVILHSDRSCKPYSLGQIDQRDRLTKDLGLAAVLLEADHNDPRAFSEEQALGRIEAFAEMLH; from the coding sequence ATGAACCCACCACCCCCTCCCCCGTCTCAGATCTCAAATATCGAACCTCGGAAAAGTGGCGGCCTGAGCCTGATCTCGGTCGCCTCCTACGTGTTCAACTATCAACTCGTGGGAAAACCATTCCTCGCGTATCAACGGCATCAGGATGAGCGCAAACTCAAGGCCCTGAAACAGAAACCCCAACAGCTCCTGGCCCCGCCGCTCGTACGCACCGCACGCATGAAAGAGATGATGTCCAGACACTACCTCCAGGCGCGATACGCAAACGGCGTTCGGAAAGTCGCCTGGGTCACTTCGGGAGCGCCCGTGGAAATTCTCCAGGCGCTCGGATTCGTCCTCATCTATCCCGAAAACCACGCCGCGTTGTGCGGCGCCCGGAAGAAAGCGGAGGAGATTTGCACGGAGGCCGAAAACGCAGGGTACTCACGCGACCTCTGCTCCTATGCCCGGACCGATCTCGGCACCCTGCTTTCCGGCAAAACCATTGTCGGCCGGCTGCCGAGACCGGACCTCCTCCTCTGCTGCAACAACATCTGTCAGACCGTGCATCTGTGGTACCGGGTACTGGCCTCTCGGATGAAGGTTCCCCTCGTCCTCATCGACACTCCTTTTCTCTACGAACCCGCCCAGCCCCACCAGATCGAATTCGTGAAGCGCCAGATCGAGGAGATGATCCCCGTGGCCGAGCGCGTGGCGGGGAAATCCCTCTCGATGGCCCGCCTCAAAGAGGTGGCCCGGTACAGCAAGGATGCCGCCGAGTTGTGGCTGGAGATTCTCAACCGGGGCCGCCAGAAGCCCTCTCCCATCACGGCGTTCGACGGATTCACGAACATGGGGCCCATCGTCGATCTGCGCGGAGAGGCCGAGACGGTCGAATTTTATCGGAGCCTGCTTGAGGAAATCGACGAGCGGATCGCCGCCGGCATTCCCGCCGTCAAAGGCGAAAAATATCGGGTCCTTTGGGACAACCTCCCCATCTGGTATCGAATGGGATGGCTCTCCAAGACGCTCGGCAAGCAGGGCATCAACCTCGTGGCCTCCGACTACACCTATGCCTGGGGTGAACTCGCGCCCATGATGGACGTGGAAAAACCTCTGGACACGGCGGCCCGCGTCTATCTCCATCCGATTCTCAATCGGTCGACGGGGGACAAACTCCGCTCGATGAAACGGATGGTCAAGGATTTCGACCTCCACGGGGTGATCCTTCACTCCGACCGGTCCTGCAAACCCTATTCCCTGGGCCAGATCGACCAGCGCGACCGCCTCACCAAGGATCTCGGTCTTGCGGCCGTTCTCCTCGAAGCCGACCACAATGATCCCCGCGCTTTCTCCGAGGAACAGGCGCTCGGCCGCATCGAAGCTTTCGCGGAGATGCTGCACTGA
- a CDS encoding response regulator — translation MRILVVDDFQPMRKIIRNLLKQIGYENVSEAVDGINALETLKAQTFDLVVSDWNMPRMTGLEMLKAIRADDQLRALPVLMVTAENEMEKVKDAIEAGVNYYIVKPFTAKTLLERLGQVFTKPAPAGAKPPGAS, via the coding sequence ATCCGCATCTTGGTTGTAGACGATTTCCAGCCCATGAGGAAGATCATCCGCAACCTTCTCAAACAGATCGGCTATGAGAACGTCTCCGAGGCCGTGGACGGCATCAATGCCTTGGAGACGCTGAAGGCACAGACCTTCGACCTTGTGGTTTCCGACTGGAACATGCCTCGCATGACGGGGTTGGAGATGCTGAAGGCCATCCGGGCCGACGATCAACTTCGAGCGCTTCCCGTTCTAATGGTGACGGCTGAAAACGAAATGGAAAAAGTGAAGGACGCTATCGAAGCCGGCGTGAACTACTACATCGTCAAGCCTTTCACGGCCAAAACTCTCTTGGAGAGACTCGGTCAAGTCTTCACCAAGCCCGCACCCGCCGGCGCCAAGCCCCCGGGCGCCTCGTAG
- a CDS encoding response regulator: protein MYSPAVRVLLVEDNEDDALIVREAFQATRLAHLLDVVRDGEETMSYLRRDGRFRGAPRPNLLLLDINMPKMDGFEVLRELKADPDLRSIPVLILTSSDREEDVVRSYSEGASTFITKPYRYKNFVRVMKQVALYWGLAAAVPAEAHAKQN, encoded by the coding sequence ATGTATAGCCCCGCGGTCCGAGTTCTTCTCGTGGAGGACAACGAGGACGACGCGCTCATAGTCCGGGAGGCATTCCAGGCCACTCGCCTGGCGCACCTTCTCGACGTCGTGCGCGACGGAGAAGAAACGATGTCCTATCTCCGGCGCGATGGCCGGTTCCGGGGAGCGCCTCGTCCCAATCTCCTTCTGCTGGATATCAACATGCCGAAAATGGACGGCTTCGAAGTTCTCCGGGAACTCAAGGCCGACCCGGACCTCAGGTCCATCCCCGTTTTAATCCTGACGTCCAGTGATCGCGAGGAGGACGTGGTCCGCTCCTACTCCGAAGGGGCGAGCACGTTTATCACCAAGCCGTATCGATACAAGAACTTCGTGCGGGTCATGAAACAGGTGGCCCTCTATTGGGGACTCGCGGCCGCGGTGCCTGCCGAGGCCCACGCGAAGCAAAATTGA
- a CDS encoding transglutaminase family protein, which produces MTPAVNLDAYLSGTFYIDTDHPQVRAFAMDTVAGIQSVSERAVKLFYAVRDSIRYDPYSLRPNPECFKASTVLEAGASFCVPKAVLLAAAARVVGIPARLGFADVRNHLATKKLLDRLGSDLFIFHGFTELFLADRWVKATPTFNLALCEKFGVKALDFDGAHDSLFHAFDKEGKKFMEYVRYRGSYADVPLDEMFAEFQRAYPGFAERFLAQQGAARDFDFEKEIDR; this is translated from the coding sequence ATGACCCCCGCTGTAAATCTCGACGCGTACCTCAGCGGTACGTTTTACATCGACACGGATCACCCGCAAGTCCGCGCATTCGCCATGGACACCGTCGCCGGAATCCAATCCGTTTCCGAGAGGGCGGTGAAACTTTTCTACGCCGTCCGCGATTCCATCCGCTACGACCCCTACTCGCTTCGGCCCAACCCCGAGTGTTTCAAAGCCAGCACCGTGCTCGAGGCCGGGGCGTCCTTCTGCGTCCCCAAGGCCGTCCTCCTCGCCGCCGCCGCCCGTGTCGTCGGCATTCCGGCCCGGCTCGGGTTCGCCGATGTGCGGAATCACCTGGCCACAAAGAAACTTCTGGACCGCCTCGGCTCGGACCTCTTCATCTTTCACGGCTTCACCGAACTGTTTCTTGCCGACCGCTGGGTCAAGGCCACGCCCACGTTCAATCTCGCTCTTTGCGAGAAGTTCGGCGTGAAGGCACTCGACTTCGACGGCGCACATGACTCCCTCTTCCACGCCTTCGACAAGGAGGGCAAGAAGTTCATGGAATACGTGCGGTACCGCGGTTCGTACGCGGACGTGCCCTTGGACGAAATGTTCGCTGAATTCCAGCGGGCCTACCCCGGCTTTGCGGAACGCTTCCTTGCGCAGCAAGGCGCCGCTCGCGACTTCGATTTCGAGAAAGAAATCGACCGGTAG
- a CDS encoding acyl-CoA dehydrogenase family protein, producing MENPLDLYRLDDLGTPEERSVRDAVREFVKRDFMPIVRDHHRAGTFPMSVAPQMAELGIFGAHLKGYGCPGFGPLAYGLMMQELERGDSGLRSFVSVQSSLCMTAIHQFGSEEQKTAWLPRLARAEKFACFGLTEPDFGSNPAGMRTTARKTSGGFLLNGAKMWITNGTLADVAVVWAKIDKSQESIRGFLVDRGTPGFTARDMHGKFSMRASVTSELALDDVRVPEEAILPKSEGLKSALSCLNQARYGIAWGAIGAAKACFEEALGYAKTRIQFSKPIAGHQLIQEKLVWMANEITKAELLLRRLAQLRADGVSRPVHVSLAKMNNVNIALDVARMARDILGANGILDEYQTIRHLMNLETVKTYEGTHNIHTLIVGQELTGIPAFE from the coding sequence ATGGAAAATCCGCTGGATCTCTATCGCCTGGATGATCTGGGTACGCCGGAAGAGCGATCGGTTCGGGATGCCGTTCGCGAATTCGTGAAGCGGGATTTCATGCCGATCGTTCGGGACCATCATCGTGCAGGCACTTTTCCCATGTCGGTCGCACCCCAGATGGCGGAGTTGGGGATTTTCGGCGCGCACTTGAAAGGATATGGCTGCCCGGGCTTCGGTCCGCTGGCCTACGGTCTCATGATGCAGGAGCTGGAGCGGGGTGACTCGGGACTGCGGAGCTTCGTCTCGGTGCAGAGCTCACTGTGCATGACGGCCATCCACCAGTTCGGTTCCGAGGAACAGAAGACGGCCTGGCTTCCCCGTCTGGCGCGTGCGGAGAAATTCGCGTGCTTCGGCCTCACCGAGCCGGATTTCGGGTCGAACCCCGCCGGGATGAGGACGACGGCAAGAAAGACCTCCGGGGGTTTTCTCCTGAATGGGGCGAAGATGTGGATCACGAACGGCACGCTGGCCGACGTGGCCGTCGTGTGGGCCAAGATAGACAAGTCACAAGAGAGCATCCGGGGATTTCTCGTGGACAGAGGGACGCCGGGCTTCACGGCGCGCGACATGCACGGGAAGTTCTCGATGCGGGCGTCCGTGACATCGGAATTGGCGCTGGATGACGTCCGCGTGCCGGAGGAGGCGATCTTGCCGAAGTCCGAGGGACTGAAGTCGGCGCTGAGTTGCTTGAACCAGGCCCGCTATGGAATCGCCTGGGGCGCCATCGGGGCCGCCAAGGCCTGTTTCGAGGAGGCCCTCGGTTATGCCAAGACCCGTATTCAATTCTCGAAGCCAATCGCGGGGCACCAGCTCATTCAGGAAAAACTCGTCTGGATGGCCAACGAGATCACGAAGGCCGAGCTCCTCCTGAGACGCCTGGCCCAATTGCGAGCGGATGGGGTTTCCCGGCCCGTGCATGTGTCGCTGGCCAAGATGAACAACGTGAATATCGCGCTGGACGTGGCCCGCATGGCGCGGGACATCCTCGGAGCGAACGGTATCCTCGACGAGTACCAAACCATCAGGCATCTGATGAACCTCGAAACGGTGAAAACGTACGAGGGGACGCACAACATCCACACGTTGATCGTCGGTCAGGAGCTCACCGGCATTCCGGCGTTCGAGTGA
- a CDS encoding PAS domain S-box protein, whose product MDQKTVRILLIEDSEADARWIRDTFASQYADRSTGTPPFEWAWAESLMKGIRRAAEGGIDVILLDLTLPDSQGLPTFLKLRSVVPHVPIIVLTGVQDDQLAVQAVHEGAQDYLVKTDLTPGLLQRAVRYAAERQSALEALRESEQRFRSIIETCPDAIVMTDLEPKIILSNRQAAVNGGFDRPEALLGKNAFDLIAPEDHLSAREGMMVTLQTGVVRNREYTLLRQDGSRYSAELDASLVRDERGDPKAFTAIIRDITARKHLEDARQKYEFIVNTSETFMTLVDRSYTYEAVNDAYCFAHGRRREEIVGRTAEDVWGRELFETTLKPKFDTCFAGNEVTYEASFPFPALGIRSFDVSYHPYFDGRGNVSHAVVICHDITERMQIEQALAKAHLKLKAAHDELEERVEERTNELSQVNRDLETLLYVISHDLKEPLRAIENFSRLVRDRYGSEVDEKGKDFLNRVVRGAGRMSELLNDILVLSRVRRMEASMEEVDARLVVSEAISRLDMRIRQTKARVRIADDLPRLRVEKAWAVEALYNLVENALKFTVSGVSPDIEVAGYAGTNGGAGSIGVVVRDRGPGVPAEQMDRIFQLFQRGVGREIDGTGAGLAIVREIARRHGGSAWVQPRAGGGSEFVVTFASNGGD is encoded by the coding sequence GTGGACCAGAAGACCGTCCGGATTCTCCTGATCGAAGACAGCGAGGCGGATGCGCGTTGGATCCGGGATACGTTCGCCTCCCAATATGCCGATCGTTCCACGGGCACGCCTCCGTTCGAGTGGGCCTGGGCCGAATCGCTCATGAAGGGGATCCGGCGCGCCGCGGAGGGAGGAATCGACGTCATTCTGCTCGACCTCACGCTGCCCGACAGCCAGGGCCTTCCGACATTTCTGAAACTGCGTTCCGTGGTACCGCATGTCCCGATCATCGTGCTGACGGGAGTGCAGGACGACCAACTGGCGGTGCAGGCCGTCCACGAAGGCGCGCAGGACTACCTCGTCAAGACCGATTTGACTCCGGGACTCCTCCAAAGGGCGGTCCGCTATGCGGCGGAACGGCAGTCTGCCTTGGAAGCGCTCCGCGAGAGCGAACAACGGTTCCGCAGCATCATCGAGACGTGCCCGGACGCCATCGTCATGACCGACCTTGAGCCGAAGATCATTCTCTCCAACCGTCAGGCCGCCGTGAATGGCGGATTCGACCGACCCGAGGCATTACTGGGGAAGAACGCCTTCGACCTGATCGCGCCCGAAGACCACCTGTCGGCCCGCGAGGGCATGATGGTGACGCTCCAGACGGGAGTCGTCCGCAATCGCGAATACACCCTGCTCCGTCAGGACGGATCCCGGTACTCCGCCGAATTGGACGCTTCGCTCGTTCGAGATGAACGAGGCGACCCCAAGGCATTCACGGCGATCATTCGGGACATCACCGCGCGCAAGCATCTGGAGGACGCCCGCCAGAAATACGAATTCATCGTCAACACCAGCGAGACCTTCATGACCCTGGTGGACCGAAGCTACACGTATGAAGCGGTGAACGACGCGTATTGCTTTGCCCACGGCAGGCGGCGCGAGGAGATTGTGGGGCGGACGGCGGAGGACGTGTGGGGCAGGGAGCTTTTTGAAACGACGCTGAAGCCGAAGTTCGACACCTGCTTTGCGGGGAATGAAGTGACCTATGAGGCGTCTTTCCCGTTCCCGGCGCTGGGCATCCGGAGTTTCGACGTGTCCTATCACCCCTATTTCGATGGGCGGGGAAACGTGAGCCACGCCGTGGTTATCTGTCATGACATCACGGAGCGGATGCAGATCGAGCAGGCCCTGGCCAAGGCGCATCTGAAACTCAAGGCCGCTCATGACGAACTGGAGGAGCGGGTGGAGGAGCGGACAAACGAACTCTCGCAGGTGAACCGCGATCTCGAGACGCTCCTGTATGTGATTTCTCACGACCTCAAGGAACCGCTCCGGGCGATCGAGAACTTTTCGAGACTCGTCCGCGATCGGTACGGTTCGGAGGTGGATGAGAAAGGAAAGGATTTCTTGAATCGGGTGGTCCGGGGCGCGGGCCGGATGAGCGAGCTGCTCAACGATATCCTTGTGCTGTCGAGGGTCCGCCGGATGGAAGCATCGATGGAGGAAGTGGACGCCCGGCTCGTGGTTTCGGAAGCCATCAGCCGGCTGGATATGCGGATCCGGCAGACGAAGGCCCGCGTCCGTATTGCCGACGATTTGCCGCGGCTGCGCGTGGAAAAAGCCTGGGCCGTCGAGGCGCTCTACAACCTGGTCGAGAACGCCCTGAAGTTCACGGTCAGCGGGGTGTCTCCGGACATCGAAGTGGCGGGTTACGCGGGCACGAACGGCGGCGCCGGGTCCATAGGAGTCGTGGTCCGCGACCGCGGCCCCGGAGTGCCGGCTGAGCAGATGGACCGCATCTTTCAACTCTTTCAACGGGGCGTGGGCCGGGAAATCGACGGCACCGGCGCGGGTCTGGCCATCGTGCGCGAGATCGCCCGGCGCCATGGAGGTTCGGCCTGGGTGCAACCCCGGGCTGGAGGCGGTTCGGAGTTCGTGGTCACATTTGCATCAAATGGAGGTGATTAG
- a CDS encoding 2-hydroxyglutaryl-CoA dehydratase → MAVDSTGAIVGSRLETALPRIEDQTSDLLDAMAASLHFEVASIPVVATGYGRKLVRRASRQVTEITCHARGVFELLKHEGTLVDVGGQDSKVIVIGPQGRVIDFTMNDKCAAGTGRFLEHTAARLGVNLEEIGPRALGAPREEAITSTCTVFAESEIISLLAHNVEIGPILKGLHRSLVSRVSAMVRAVGIRPPLMLSGGVARNDAFRVMLGDTLEQPVQLPDEPQLMGAFGAALLGLSFSAVGAGFSLRE, encoded by the coding sequence GTGGCGGTGGATTCCACGGGCGCCATCGTCGGGTCCCGGCTGGAAACGGCTCTCCCACGGATCGAGGATCAGACGTCCGATCTTCTCGATGCCATGGCGGCCTCCCTCCACTTCGAAGTCGCCTCCATTCCCGTCGTCGCCACCGGCTACGGCCGGAAACTCGTCCGCCGGGCGTCGCGCCAGGTCACTGAAATCACGTGCCACGCGCGCGGGGTCTTTGAATTGCTCAAGCACGAGGGCACCCTGGTGGACGTCGGTGGACAGGACAGCAAGGTCATCGTCATCGGTCCGCAGGGGCGCGTCATCGATTTTACGATGAACGACAAGTGCGCGGCCGGAACGGGGCGATTCTTGGAACACACGGCCGCAAGACTCGGCGTGAACCTCGAGGAAATCGGCCCACGTGCCTTGGGGGCGCCTCGCGAAGAAGCCATCACCAGCACGTGCACCGTGTTCGCGGAGTCGGAGATCATCTCTCTCCTGGCCCACAACGTGGAAATTGGACCGATTCTCAAAGGGCTTCACCGTTCTCTCGTCAGCCGCGTGAGCGCCATGGTTCGCGCGGTCGGGATTCGGCCTCCACTCATGCTTTCAGGGGGAGTCGCCCGAAACGACGCCTTTCGTGTAATGCTCGGCGACACTCTCGAACAGCCGGTCCAGCTCCCGGATGAGCCGCAGCTCATGGGGGCCTTCGGCGCCGCCCTGCTCGGCTTGAGTTTTTCTGCCGTAGGCGCAGGCTTCAGCCTGCGAGAATGA
- a CDS encoding 2-hydroxyacyl-CoA dehydratase — MAEARNRNQKIAAVMPYHYPRALLRAHGIHPIEVWGPPGVDSSAGNQHFQAYTCALVRQAASFLIGQGPGMIDLVLIPHNCDALQGMGSVLRDFAGLPSPVLTVYLPKGRREADLQYLSKELRRLATVLGEISGRSPSDTELCEAIAIESAADEVFSDACLHRRRYPVSDRTFYQALRSREYLPPGQFVEFFRSLPANPQDGDPVPSRVKLLLSGIVPEPMDLFDRLNEMGAEVVSDDLACGSRRLYRTPHNGPQDPYDLMAATLMGVPPDPISGAPIPDRIEYLLARVRESGARGVLVYDVKFCEPELFDLPQVRDALTSAGFPFLYVEHELGATLSGQALTRMEAFVEMLR; from the coding sequence ATGGCGGAGGCCCGAAATCGGAATCAGAAAATCGCCGCCGTGATGCCGTATCACTACCCGAGAGCTCTCCTGCGCGCCCACGGAATCCACCCGATCGAAGTGTGGGGGCCGCCCGGCGTCGATTCCTCAGCCGGCAATCAACATTTTCAGGCCTATACCTGCGCGCTCGTTCGCCAGGCGGCGTCCTTCCTCATCGGCCAGGGACCGGGCATGATCGATCTTGTCCTCATCCCCCACAACTGCGATGCCCTCCAGGGCATGGGATCGGTCCTTCGTGATTTCGCGGGACTGCCCTCTCCCGTCCTCACCGTCTACCTCCCGAAGGGACGGCGCGAGGCCGACCTTCAGTATCTTTCCAAGGAACTCCGTCGTCTCGCTACGGTCCTGGGGGAAATCTCCGGCCGTTCGCCCTCGGACACCGAACTCTGCGAGGCCATCGCCATCGAGTCGGCCGCTGACGAGGTTTTTTCCGACGCCTGTCTCCATCGTCGTCGCTATCCGGTGAGCGATCGCACGTTTTACCAAGCCCTCCGATCGCGCGAGTACCTTCCACCCGGCCAGTTTGTGGAATTCTTCCGATCTCTGCCCGCGAACCCCCAGGATGGAGATCCCGTCCCCTCCAGAGTCAAACTCCTCCTCAGCGGCATTGTTCCGGAACCGATGGACCTCTTCGACAGGCTGAATGAAATGGGCGCCGAGGTGGTATCGGATGACCTCGCCTGTGGAAGCCGGCGCCTCTACCGCACTCCTCATAACGGACCCCAGGATCCGTACGACCTGATGGCCGCGACGCTCATGGGCGTCCCACCCGATCCCATTTCCGGAGCCCCGATCCCGGACCGCATCGAATACCTGCTCGCCCGCGTTCGCGAAAGCGGCGCCCGCGGCGTGCTGGTGTACGACGTCAAATTCTGCGAACCGGAGCTGTTCGATCTCCCGCAGGTGCGCGACGCCCTCACGTCCGCCGGGTTTCCCTTCTTGTATGTGGAGCACGAGTTGGGCGCCACCCTTTCCGGCCAGGCCCTGACTCGAATGGAAGCCTTCGTGGAGATGCTCCGATGA
- a CDS encoding response regulator: protein MSTVQRWIDSGDIPAHRTLGGHRRIQMRDLVEMAHAKGLPLLGEIPVSSRTVLVIDDEPDVLETLAVRIRGMRPDLKVLAADSGFKAGVLVRSTAPALILLDIRMPGMDGIEVCRMLRADPATASSRVVGLTAYRERRDVEALKSAGAMDVFFKPFEPEALGELLDRVLPRHAIEAAAGGTGDLSESKEGFGGRSKGGPNV from the coding sequence TTGTCTACAGTTCAGCGATGGATCGATTCCGGCGATATCCCCGCCCACAGAACCTTGGGTGGGCATCGGCGAATCCAGATGCGGGACTTGGTTGAAATGGCCCACGCGAAAGGATTGCCGCTGCTGGGTGAGATCCCGGTTTCCAGTCGGACGGTGCTGGTGATCGACGACGAGCCGGATGTGCTTGAAACGCTCGCCGTTCGGATCCGGGGCATGCGTCCGGACCTGAAGGTGCTTGCGGCCGACAGCGGCTTCAAGGCCGGAGTTCTTGTCCGCTCGACGGCACCGGCGCTGATTCTCCTGGATATCCGGATGCCCGGAATGGACGGCATCGAGGTGTGCAGGATGCTGCGGGCCGATCCGGCGACCGCATCCTCGCGGGTGGTGGGCCTCACGGCCTATCGCGAGCGGCGGGACGTGGAGGCGCTCAAATCGGCGGGCGCCATGGATGTTTTTTTCAAGCCGTTCGAACCCGAGGCGCTGGGGGAGCTTCTCGATCGAGTGCTCCCTCGCCATGCCATCGAGGCGGCGGCAGGTGGCACGGGGGATTTGTCGGAGTCGAAGGAAGGTTTCGGAGGGCGGAGCAAAGGAGGTCCGAATGTATAG